From the genome of Papaver somniferum cultivar HN1 chromosome 2, ASM357369v1, whole genome shotgun sequence, one region includes:
- the LOC113352806 gene encoding receptor-like kinase TMK4: MAADSPTLFSSSPNSTLDHAGHHGLSAPAIAGIVVAVVLVICVVVAVFCYFQRRKKKRLEMLVRTGKGMQTLEASCQLANRMQPTEAGNAVRQPTIQLHNIEAGNCSSRVEGEFSFGFLQEVTQNFSEQNLLGEGAFGKVYRGKFPDGTEVAVERLNLILGVAGLMAFQAELSILKMTHRHLVSVIGFCNQGVEHLIVYEFMESGTLHQKLFEWIDTGGNPMSWDERIVVALDVAKGLHYLHSLSREAFVHRDVKCKNILLDRDMRAKISDYGLVKAMTDDEKSVVTKLAGTRGYLAPEYAMTGHLSIKADVYAFGIVLLELITGQTIVDDGQAGKNLAMRFRPVYKRGMENVRALVDRSLDPDAQGLNGGSERWPQHAEEEEEEEEEAAFDRERFLRDLGNDGEGTTAYYSVWDLEQGQ; the protein is encoded by the exons ATGGCTGCTGATTCACCAACCTTATTTTCCTCTTCTCCCAATAGTACTCTAGATCATGCAGGACATCATGGGTTATCGGCACCTGCGATAGCTGGGATAGTGGTAGCAGTTGTACTTGTAAtttgtgttgttgttgctgtgttcTGCTACTtccagagaaggaagaagaagcggTTGGAGATGCTAGTACGTACAGGCAAAGGAATGCAAACTTTGGAAGCTTCGTGCCAGCTGGCTAATCGGATGCAGCCTACAGAAGCTGGTAATGCTGTGCGCCAGCCCACTATTCAGCTGCACAACATCGAAGCTGGTAATTGCTCTTCAAGGGTGGAAGGCGAGTTCTCCTTTGGTTTCCTACAAGAGGTAACGCAAAACTTCAGTGAACAAAATTTGTTAGGCGAGGGGGCATTTGGGAAGGTCTATAGAGGGAAGTTTCCGGACGGGACCGAGGTTGCTGTTGAGAGGCTGAATCTCATATTAGGTGTAGCTGGGTTGATGGCGTTCCAGGCTGAGCTCTCCATTTTGAAGATGACACACAGACACCTCGTATCTGTGATTGGGTTCTGTAACCAAGGCGTTGAGCATCTGATTGTTTACGAATTCATGGAGAGCGGAACACTACACCAAAAGCTCTTTGAGTGGATTGACACTGGTGGCAACCCCATGAGCTGGGATGAGAGGATTGTAGTGGCGCTAGATGTGGCTAAGGGCTTGCACTACCTCCACAGTCTGTCCAGGGAGGCCTTTGTACACAGGGATGTAAAATGTAAAAATATCCTACTTGACAGGGATATGAGGGCCAAAATCTCGGATTATGGCCTGGTGAAGGCAATGACAGATGATGAGAAGTCGGTGGTGACCAAGTTAGCTGGAACTCGTGGATACCTTGCGCCTGAGTACGCAATGACTGGTCATTTGTCGATCAAAGCTGATGTGTATGCTTTTGGCATAGTTCTCTTAGAACTTATTACAGGTCAGACGATAGTGGACGATGGTCAGGCAGGGAAGAATTTGGCAATGCGCTTTCGTCCCGTCTACAAGAGGGGCATGGAGAATGTGAGAGCTTTGGTCGACCGGTCACTCGACCCGGATGCACAGGGCCTTAATGGAGGCT CTGAGAGATGGCCCCAGCATGCagaggaagaggaggaagaagaagaagaagctgcttTTGACAGGGAACGTTTTCTTCGGGATTTGGGTAATGATGGAGAAGGCACCACGGCTTATTACAGCG